Genomic DNA from Streptomyces sp. NBC_01571:
CTGAACCGTCCCGACCGCGGCCCTGGCCGCCGACCATCTGGGCACTGCTCGTCATCACCCTGGTGGCGCGCGGCTTCGGCTTCGCCTATCCCTTCCTCAGCTATCACCTCAAGGACCTGGGCTACACCACCGCCGCTGTCGGCCAGGCCCTCGCGGTCTTCGGCATCGGATGGCTCGTCGGCCAGCTGCTCACCGGCTGGGCCGCCGACCGGCTCGGCCGGCGCCGCACCCTCGTGGCCGCCATGCTCACAGCCGCCGTCTGCCTGCCCGTGATGTCCCAGGCACACGCGTTCGCCGCCGTGTGCACCGGAGCCCTGATCGCGGGCATCGTATACGACGCGCCGAGGCCGGTTGTCTCCGCGGCCATCGCCGACCTCATCGCCGACGACGGACAGCGCGCCGCCGTCAACGGCTGGCGCCACGGGGCCGTGAACATCGGCGCGGCGATCACCGGCGCGGTAGGCGGCCTGCTGGCCGGACAGCTTGGCTTCCCGGTGCTGTTCTGGTTCAACGCCGCCGCCTGCGCGGCCTGTGCCCTGCTCGCCCACCGCTACCTCGACGACGACACCCCGGCCGCCTCCGCCCGCCCCAGCGAGCCCGCCGCGCGCACCCCGCTGCGCTCGGCCGTGCGCGACGCCCGCCTGTGGCTGCTGTGGATGGCCAGTGTGGCCGCCCTGACCTGCGCTGCCGGCATGTTCACCGTGCTGCCGCTGCTGATGGAGGACGACGGGCTCGCCGCCGACGCCTACGGATGGACACAGGTCGCCAACGCCGGCGCCGTCGTCGTGCTCACCCCGCTGCTCAACCCGTGGCTGCGGCGCCGCTGCGACGGGTCCCAGCCAGTCACCGGCCTGCTCGCCGTCGGATCGCTCCTGCTGGGCGCGGGCATGGGCAGCGCAGGCCTCGCCGACACCACCGCGGGCTACAGCCTCGCCGTGGCGGCGGCCGTCCCCGGGGAGATCGTCTTCTTCATCGCCGCCAACGACATCGTCACCAAGATCTCGCCCGTACACGCCCGTGGTCTGTACGCCGGGATCTGGGGTTCAACCCTCGCCGTCGCCGTGATCATCGCCCCGGTTCTCGCGGCCGTGTCCCTGACCTCGGGCGGTGGGGTTCTCGCCGCGCTTACCACCCTTGCCGCCGGTGCCATGGGCGCAGCCCTGTGCCTGCCGCTCGCGGGCCTCACCCAGCGCCGCACCGCCTCCCGTGTGACCGCCGTCCCTGTCCCCGCCGCTACCTGACCGCCGAACCGGAGAACCGGACCATGAGACACAGCACCACATGCCCGAACTCGTGGGCAGCACCGCACAGATGACCTCCTGTTTCGACAGCCCGGCCCACGCCCGCGCCGGGGGCAGGCCGATGACTGCGATCGCTCCGGCCGAGCAGTCCGCACCGCCGACGGGCGACCGACGGCTGCTGCTCGGTGTCTTCGCCGTGATGGGCCTCGTCATGGCGGTCTGGGGCACGAGGATGCCCTCAGTGCAGAGGGTGGCCAACCTTGGGACGGGCCACCTGTCACTCGTTCTTCTCGGCGCCGCAGCCGGCATGGTCGCCGGGCTCCAGCTCGGCGGGCGCCTGGCCGACCGGCACGGTCCCTCCCGACTGCTGGTCGTCCCCGCCGTCGTCTTCGGCCTCGCCCTGGCTCTCCTCGGCCAGTGCCGCACGCTGCCGACCCTGATCGCGGCTGCCGTCGTCTTCGGCTTCGCACAC
This window encodes:
- a CDS encoding MFS transporter, with the translated sequence MSATTMPVSTAKDAEPSRPRPWPPTIWALLVITLVARGFGFAYPFLSYHLKDLGYTTAAVGQALAVFGIGWLVGQLLTGWAADRLGRRRTLVAAMLTAAVCLPVMSQAHAFAAVCTGALIAGIVYDAPRPVVSAAIADLIADDGQRAAVNGWRHGAVNIGAAITGAVGGLLAGQLGFPVLFWFNAAACAACALLAHRYLDDDTPAASARPSEPAARTPLRSAVRDARLWLLWMASVAALTCAAGMFTVLPLLMEDDGLAADAYGWTQVANAGAVVVLTPLLNPWLRRRCDGSQPVTGLLAVGSLLLGAGMGSAGLADTTAGYSLAVAAAVPGEIVFFIAANDIVTKISPVHARGLYAGIWGSTLAVAVIIAPVLAAVSLTSGGGVLAALTTLAAGAMGAALCLPLAGLTQRRTASRVTAVPVPAAT